From Watersipora subatra chromosome 8, tzWatSuba1.1, whole genome shotgun sequence, a single genomic window includes:
- the LOC137402007 gene encoding endoglucanase-like produces the protein MVSFNIALGLAIIALAAFPATNGMVIGQNGTVSETTSNITTTEGSQVSTTVTETTLITESTTFTDTASPTGTPFITETATPTGTPFITETDPPTRTTFIPDTDPPTRTTTVAVTSLPARTTTITEASLVTAADATFCKAWGSTYTPDIATDCRSYIQSAPGIADSKRDCPADLKFDVSSCECNHPDAVACSP, from the exons ATGGTGTCTTTCAACATTGCACTAGGATTGGCT ATAATTGCTTTGGCAGCTTTTCCAGCAACGAACGGCATGGTAATAG GCCAAAATGGAACTGTTTCTGAAACTACAAGTAACATAACAACCACCGAAGGTTCACAAGTAAGCACCACTGTAACAGAGACAACTCTGATAACGGAATCGACTACCTTCACAGACACAGCTTCCCCAACCGGAACTCCCTTTATAACAGAAACAGCTACCCCAACAGGAACCCCTTTTATAACGGAAACAGATCCACCAACAAGAACCACCTTTATACCAGATACAGATCCACCCACAAGAACCACTACCGTGGCAGTAACTAGTCTACCAGCAAGAACTACCACTATAACAGAAGCAAGTCTAGTAACAG CTGCTGATGCAACTTTCTGCAAAGCCTGGGGGAGCACCTACACCCCCGACATAGCGACTGACTGCAGGAGCTATATTCAGTCCGCTCCAGGAATTGCTGATTCCAAGCGAGATTGCCCAGCTGATTTAAAATTTGACGTTTCTTCTTGTGAATGCAACCACCCTGATGCCGTAGCCTGCTCTCCATAG